The Vibrio pomeroyi genome window below encodes:
- a CDS encoding chromosome partitioning protein ParA, with product MTISATHAEVEQLYLASELNGQRSICVTACHSGDGVTSIATALAERFLLAGHSTLYVDLNLFNSAFKNLHMFEEEHTTQLIEHVESQRMFIGVPAPQVASTQLAYKDPATLKQAVTQWLNKYDRVVIDTSPLLNINKGNIPAQSVASACDCALLVVAYGETSSHHLEQAKKLLDAQSISLMGCVMNMKGNPSFAQELIRQINRMKFLPSKLRDRLANKLYQNEFLNLPM from the coding sequence ATGACTATTTCAGCAACGCATGCCGAAGTTGAACAACTGTACTTAGCTTCTGAACTGAATGGACAACGGTCAATCTGTGTGACCGCTTGCCATTCTGGTGACGGCGTAACATCTATCGCAACAGCATTGGCCGAGCGCTTCTTGTTAGCAGGTCACTCTACCTTGTATGTAGACCTTAACCTATTCAACTCTGCGTTTAAGAACTTGCACATGTTTGAAGAAGAACACACAACGCAGCTCATTGAGCACGTAGAGTCTCAGCGAATGTTTATTGGTGTCCCTGCTCCGCAAGTTGCATCAACCCAACTTGCTTACAAAGATCCAGCGACCCTTAAACAAGCCGTGACGCAGTGGTTAAACAAATACGACCGTGTAGTGATTGATACATCACCGCTGCTTAATATCAACAAAGGCAATATTCCTGCTCAATCTGTTGCAAGCGCGTGTGATTGTGCGTTACTTGTCGTTGCTTATGGTGAAACGTCGAGTCATCACCTAGAGCAAGCCAAGAAGCTTCTCGATGCACAAAGCATCTCACTGATGGGTTGTGTAATGAACATGAAGGGCAACCCAAGCTTCGCTCAAGAGCTGATTAGACAAATCAATCGAATGAAGTTTCTTCCGTCTAAGCTTCGTGACCGCTTAGCCAACAAGCTTTATCAAAATGAGTTTTTGAATCTACCTATGTAG
- a CDS encoding SLBB domain-containing protein — protein sequence MKTLITLFITFSLFFASFVQANDEFSDAVQVGDLIQVNVPGESSLNTGFQVDKRGRITLPEVGTVFVAGYDTEQLNKVVLEALSTAYKDLSNASVYVKEQQIIIYVQGYVEQPGEYTLALGSSIQMALYAAGGLRPGAQLDKLILKRGADKKEFNYKRFLDSGDEANLPTLQSLDSLFVPASPLVGNIEQEFDAAKLANSGDSADSRNAIKVFGEVNAPGSFTYKENTDLVDVLMRSGGVTRYASVEQIRVISNNTPTLFNLKRYLDSGDESLLPALQPGSTIFVPKQEEEIKSGANMVYVMGEVAAPGAFEGKRDATFMDILANAGGPTRFAESRQIRVIKADGRVLKFDLAAYTEGLPNSNPPSIKAGDAIFVPEKTDMNEKSWLKITPDRAVNVIGEVNRPGRIEWSDEMNFMGLLAHVGGPTLRADTSKIEVVTGRKLVVFNLDDFIRNGAPRDQMPQIRAGSIVRVHDLPQDPSDNKSQWVRQSSDASIYIFGQVNAPGRYRFTKDMHFLDILSAADGPTKDADIHNVRVTHRDKTYSQVSKLNLSLYFETGDESLLPNVTTGDTIYIPEKGKNWLDTPKEETVRVLGAINNPGRYVFNDNMTILDILAEAAGPTDNAYVEKITIVNMSCCQGQARTFDLVEFSKTANIYNLPVLRAGDTIYIPDRRESFIEKARVGLDDILRITTTIVLIGAL from the coding sequence ATGAAAACACTAATCACATTGTTCATCACATTTTCTCTTTTCTTTGCGAGTTTTGTTCAAGCTAATGACGAGTTTTCAGACGCTGTGCAAGTCGGTGACCTGATCCAAGTTAATGTTCCCGGCGAAAGCAGCCTAAACACAGGCTTTCAAGTCGATAAACGTGGACGTATCACTCTTCCAGAAGTGGGAACGGTATTCGTTGCAGGTTACGACACTGAGCAGTTGAACAAAGTTGTCCTAGAGGCTCTGTCTACTGCTTATAAAGATCTTTCTAACGCATCTGTGTATGTGAAAGAGCAGCAAATCATCATTTATGTTCAAGGCTATGTAGAACAACCGGGTGAATACACGCTTGCATTGGGCTCTAGTATCCAAATGGCGCTGTATGCAGCTGGCGGTTTACGTCCGGGCGCACAGCTCGACAAACTGATCTTAAAACGTGGTGCCGACAAAAAAGAGTTCAACTACAAACGTTTTCTAGATTCCGGTGACGAAGCTAACCTACCGACACTGCAATCGCTAGATTCTTTATTTGTTCCAGCTTCCCCACTTGTTGGTAATATCGAACAAGAGTTTGATGCAGCAAAGCTTGCTAACTCTGGTGACAGTGCGGATTCGCGCAACGCCATCAAGGTGTTTGGCGAGGTGAACGCACCCGGCTCGTTTACTTACAAAGAAAACACTGACCTAGTTGATGTACTGATGCGCTCTGGAGGCGTAACCCGTTATGCCAGCGTCGAGCAAATTCGAGTAATTTCAAACAACACACCCACTCTGTTCAACCTTAAGCGCTACCTAGATTCTGGGGATGAAAGCTTGTTGCCCGCTCTGCAACCCGGCTCAACCATTTTTGTTCCGAAACAAGAAGAAGAGATTAAATCGGGTGCGAATATGGTCTACGTAATGGGTGAAGTCGCCGCTCCCGGCGCTTTCGAAGGCAAACGCGATGCGACCTTCATGGATATCCTTGCGAATGCAGGCGGCCCAACTCGATTCGCAGAGTCACGACAAATTCGAGTAATCAAAGCGGATGGCAGAGTGCTTAAGTTTGATTTAGCGGCTTATACAGAAGGCTTACCTAACTCTAACCCACCGAGCATCAAAGCTGGCGATGCTATTTTCGTTCCAGAGAAAACCGACATGAATGAGAAGTCTTGGTTGAAGATTACGCCAGACAGAGCAGTAAATGTAATTGGTGAGGTGAACCGACCTGGTCGTATTGAATGGTCAGATGAAATGAACTTCATGGGATTACTCGCTCACGTTGGTGGCCCTACGCTACGTGCTGACACCTCTAAAATTGAAGTTGTGACGGGTAGAAAGCTAGTCGTGTTTAACCTAGATGATTTTATCCGTAATGGTGCGCCAAGAGACCAAATGCCTCAAATTCGCGCGGGTTCTATTGTGCGTGTTCACGACTTACCACAAGATCCTTCGGACAATAAATCACAGTGGGTTCGTCAAAGCTCTGATGCTTCGATTTACATCTTCGGACAAGTGAATGCCCCCGGTCGTTACCGCTTCACCAAAGATATGCACTTTCTAGATATCTTATCTGCAGCCGATGGTCCAACCAAAGATGCCGACATACACAATGTACGTGTGACACACCGTGATAAAACCTACTCTCAAGTGAGTAAGTTAAACCTGTCACTGTACTTCGAAACAGGTGATGAATCATTGCTGCCAAACGTTACCACCGGCGACACCATCTACATCCCTGAGAAAGGCAAAAACTGGTTAGATACACCCAAAGAAGAGACGGTTCGAGTACTGGGCGCAATCAACAATCCAGGTCGTTATGTGTTTAACGACAACATGACCATCTTAGATATCTTGGCAGAAGCGGCAGGCCCTACTGACAATGCTTACGTAGAGAAGATTACTATTGTGAACATGTCTTGTTGCCAAGGCCAAGCTCGTACCTTCGACCTTGTTGAGTTCAGTAAAACGGCGAACATCTACAACCTACCAGTGCTGCGTGCTGGTGATACGATTTACATTCCAGACCGTCGTGAAAGCTTTATCGAGAAAGCCCGTGTTGGCTTGGATGACATCCTACGTATTACCACCACCATCGTGTTAATAGGAGCGTTATAA